One window from the genome of Polynucleobacter sp. MWH-Svant-W18 encodes:
- a CDS encoding efflux RND transporter permease subunit has translation MLSKFFIERPVLANVIALLMMLIGAVSIFGLPISQYPDIVPPTIQVTTRYPGASATLVQQLVASNIETQVNGVDGMLYMESSSTNDGNYTLTVTFKVGTDPDLAQVNVQNRVAIAVPSLPQAVQKQGVTTRTQSTAILQFVTLTSSNPDHDGLFLSNLANLKLQQRLARIPGVAAANVFGVGNYSMRVWLDPAQLKMRNLTPNDVISAINRQNILLTSGQIGAPPTPLGQDFQLTLNVTSAMTTPEQFGRIVVKTGSKAEITYLRDIARIEMGSQNYSQFFKIDERAAGGIAIYQMPGANAIATANAVRTEMQQIQKTLPKEVSWAIPFDTTMFVQASIHEVYKTLYEAGILVLLVIMIFLQNWRATLVPATTVPVTIIGAFACMAALGFSINLLTLFAIVLCIGIVVDDAIVVVEAVSKKVEEGESPRQGAIDAMTQLMGPIIGITLVLMAVFIPASFISGITGQMYRQFALVIAATALISGINAITLKPTQSAQYLKPIDPNLVKNKFYQKFDLYFNRLSTWYEHQIQHLMNHRAKGATVGIIIIIASLVGLMFVPSGFIPNEDQGYLVVSTTLPDAASLQRTEAGMKKAVDVLKKIPGVDTAVVIGGINLLNNSTSQSNSGAIYVIMKKWDERGKGEDLRSIYMNMNEGLKQVQELKSFVLLPPAIPGLGLSGGFEMRLMLTDGSNNFAKLDAATKNFIDQAQKLPEIMAAFTPFQNNVPQLELSFNVARAETVGVAIGDAYDVLQSYVGSTYVNQFFKYGQTYQVYVQADGKYRSTVDQLNRLYVKNKSGSMVPLGSFIDVKEVTGPAFASQFQLYPSAAVLGAAKDGYSSGEAIKALEALANRTLPDGVTYQWAGMSYQEKLVGNTVILIFALSILLVYLVLAAQYETWIAPLAVLTAVPLSLSGTVIALLLTGLPNNIYVQIGLVLMIALSCKNSILIVEVAIECRQKGMSFVDAALEASKERFRPIVMTSIAFILGVMPLLMSTGAGAAARISLGITVFSGMIASTCLAVALVPIFYVEIETFFENREKKKQEKIEARKLASN, from the coding sequence ATGCTATCTAAATTTTTCATTGAGCGGCCAGTACTGGCCAACGTCATTGCTCTATTGATGATGTTGATAGGTGCTGTATCGATATTCGGCTTGCCGATATCACAGTATCCGGACATTGTTCCCCCTACCATTCAGGTGACTACACGCTATCCAGGTGCCAGTGCAACCTTAGTGCAGCAATTAGTAGCAAGTAATATTGAGACCCAAGTCAATGGTGTTGATGGAATGCTCTATATGGAGTCTTCATCCACTAACGATGGTAATTACACTTTAACGGTGACCTTTAAAGTCGGTACTGATCCTGATTTGGCACAGGTGAATGTACAAAACCGCGTCGCAATTGCAGTACCTTCTTTACCTCAGGCAGTCCAGAAGCAGGGCGTCACTACACGAACGCAGTCAACTGCGATTTTGCAGTTTGTCACCCTCACTTCATCCAATCCAGATCACGACGGTTTATTTTTAAGTAACCTTGCAAACCTCAAATTGCAACAGCGTTTGGCACGCATACCAGGCGTTGCTGCCGCGAACGTATTTGGTGTGGGCAATTACAGTATGCGCGTTTGGCTAGACCCCGCTCAGTTGAAGATGCGCAATCTGACGCCAAACGATGTGATTAGCGCGATCAATCGACAAAATATCTTGCTGACATCAGGGCAAATTGGTGCACCTCCCACACCCTTGGGTCAGGATTTTCAGCTCACTCTGAATGTGACTAGCGCCATGACAACGCCAGAGCAGTTTGGCAGGATTGTGGTGAAGACTGGTAGCAAGGCTGAAATTACTTATTTACGAGATATTGCTCGGATTGAAATGGGTAGCCAAAACTACAGCCAGTTCTTCAAGATTGATGAAAGAGCTGCTGGCGGTATTGCGATCTATCAAATGCCTGGTGCGAATGCGATTGCAACAGCAAATGCTGTCCGTACTGAAATGCAACAAATTCAAAAGACTTTGCCTAAAGAAGTCTCATGGGCAATTCCATTTGATACCACGATGTTCGTGCAAGCCTCAATCCATGAAGTCTACAAAACACTTTATGAGGCTGGCATCTTAGTATTGCTGGTAATCATGATTTTCTTGCAGAACTGGCGGGCTACCTTGGTACCAGCAACGACAGTGCCGGTCACCATCATTGGTGCATTCGCTTGTATGGCCGCTCTTGGCTTCTCCATCAATCTCTTAACTTTGTTTGCCATTGTTTTATGTATCGGCATTGTGGTCGATGATGCGATTGTGGTGGTGGAGGCCGTCTCCAAAAAAGTAGAAGAGGGTGAGTCGCCAAGGCAAGGCGCCATTGATGCGATGACCCAATTAATGGGGCCGATCATTGGTATCACTCTGGTCTTAATGGCAGTATTTATTCCTGCCTCATTCATCTCTGGGATTACTGGGCAGATGTACCGCCAATTTGCTTTGGTAATTGCTGCTACAGCGTTAATCAGCGGTATCAACGCGATCACTTTAAAGCCAACTCAGTCTGCTCAATATTTAAAACCGATTGATCCGAATTTAGTTAAAAATAAGTTTTATCAAAAGTTTGATTTGTATTTCAATCGGCTGTCCACCTGGTATGAACATCAAATTCAACATCTTATGAATCATCGCGCCAAGGGTGCTACGGTCGGCATCATCATTATTATTGCCTCGCTGGTAGGTTTGATGTTTGTTCCTTCAGGATTTATTCCGAATGAAGACCAGGGATATTTAGTGGTATCCACTACGCTGCCAGATGCAGCCTCTTTGCAGCGGACAGAAGCTGGCATGAAGAAGGCAGTGGATGTACTGAAAAAAATTCCTGGAGTTGATACTGCGGTTGTCATTGGTGGCATTAATTTATTGAATAACAGTACTTCACAGTCAAACTCCGGTGCGATTTATGTGATTATGAAAAAGTGGGATGAGCGCGGTAAGGGTGAGGACCTGCGTAGTATCTACATGAATATGAACGAAGGCCTCAAGCAAGTTCAAGAACTGAAGTCCTTTGTGCTCTTACCACCAGCCATTCCTGGTTTAGGTCTTTCTGGCGGCTTTGAAATGCGCTTGATGTTGACTGATGGTAGTAATAACTTTGCCAAGTTAGATGCCGCTACTAAGAATTTTATTGATCAGGCGCAAAAACTTCCAGAAATCATGGCTGCCTTCACACCTTTCCAAAACAATGTTCCACAACTAGAGTTGAGTTTCAATGTAGCAAGAGCTGAAACGGTTGGGGTAGCAATTGGGGATGCTTATGATGTGCTGCAATCATATGTAGGCTCTACATATGTCAATCAATTTTTCAAGTATGGACAAACCTATCAGGTGTATGTTCAGGCAGATGGAAAATACCGCAGTACCGTTGATCAACTCAATCGCTTGTATGTCAAAAATAAGAGCGGAAGCATGGTACCTCTTGGATCATTTATTGATGTGAAAGAGGTTACTGGTCCAGCCTTCGCATCTCAGTTCCAGCTCTATCCATCAGCTGCTGTGCTTGGCGCTGCGAAGGATGGATACAGTTCTGGAGAGGCCATCAAGGCTTTAGAGGCACTGGCTAACCGAACTTTGCCAGATGGCGTAACCTATCAGTGGGCAGGCATGTCTTATCAGGAAAAACTCGTTGGTAATACCGTGATTCTGATTTTTGCACTCTCGATCTTGTTGGTCTATCTGGTGCTTGCAGCGCAATATGAAACTTGGATTGCACCTTTAGCAGTATTAACTGCAGTGCCACTCTCATTATCGGGTACCGTCATCGCTTTATTGCTGACTGGGCTACCAAATAATATTTATGTGCAGATTGGCCTAGTCCTGATGATTGCACTTTCTTGTAAGAACTCCATTTTGATTGTTGAAGTTGCTATTGAGTGCAGGCAAAAGGGGATGAGTTTTGTTGATGCGGCCCTAGAAGCTTCCAAAGAGCGTTTTAGACCAATTGTGATGACCTCGATTGCCTTTATCTTGGGTGTAATGCCTTTGCTGATGTCAACTGGTGCTGGGGCAGCAGCGCGGATCTCGCTCGGTATCACCGTATTTAGTGGCATGATTGCCTCAACCTGTTTGGCGGTAGCTCTAGTCCCTATTTTCTATGTAGAAATCGAAACCTTCTTTGAGAATCGTGAAAAGAAAAAGCAAGAGAAAATTGAAGCGCGTAAATTAGCCTCAAATTAA